The Trueperaceae bacterium DNA segment TGGTGGCGTTGGAGGAGGCGCTGGCGCAGGGCCGGCTCGATGAGGTCAAGCTGAAGGACTCACTGGCAAGACTCGAGAGGCTCTCGAACGCCTTCCCGGGCATCGGGGCCGACCTCGCCGCCGCCTTCCCCGAGGGGGCTGAGGAGCGGTTGCGCGATGCAGCCCGCCTTGGGAGCGTGGCCATCGGCGACCTCCCGCACCTGAGCCGCGGCTCCCGGGTCGTGCTCGTCGCGGCTGGCGCGAGCAGGCAGAGCGCCGCCACCCAGGCGACGGTGCGTCCCGCTGCCGGGCTGGCCGGCGAACTGCGCGAGTTGGGGGCAGAGGTGGCCGAGATCGAGTACCGACGGGGCGAGGCGGACTCCGCGGCAGAAGCCGCACTCCGAGCGGCGAACGGGAGAGACCTCCTCATCTTCGCCTCCACCTCCCGTACTGCGCTCGGCGCGGACGAGCAGGCGCTCGCCATGCGCCTCGCGCGACAAGCGCCGCGCTTCCTCCACCTCGCCCTCTGGAACCCGTTCGCCGTCAACGTCGTGCCCGGTCCCGCGCTCATCACGTTCGGTTGGCGCGCCCGGTCGCTGAGGGCTGCCGCCTTGGCTCTCTTCGGCGAACTGGTGGTGACCGGTTCACCGCCGGTTCGACTGGAACCGGCGCGCCTGGCCTAGCAGAGCTTCCCCGACTCGACCCGGTCGGCCGAGGACGCCGCTAGCTCCTGGCAGGCCTGGCGTCGGCTCGTTCGCTCGATGAGGCTCTGGGGCCCAGCGCCGCTCCCACCAGGAACTCGAACGGCAGCAACTGGTCCGGATGGTCGCGGAAGCTCATCTCGGGGTGCCACTGCACCGCGAGGAGCGGCGCTCCGGCGCTGGCCTCGATCGCCTCGATCAGCCCGTCACCGGTCCGGCCCACCACCCTCAGGTTCTCGCCCAGGTGTTCGATCCCCTGGTGGTGGTGCGAGTTCGTCCGAAGAGCGGTCCGGCCGAGTTCGCGCGCGAGGAAGCACTCCTGTTCGAGGGAAACGGCGTGGCTCGGTGCTCCGCCGATGTCCACCTGGTCGTGCTGGATCATCTCCGGCAGGTCAGGCAGATGCTGGTGGAGGGTGCCCCCTTCGGCGACGTTGATCACCTGGATACCGCGGCAGACCCCGAGGACCGGCAGCGAACGCTCCCGAGCGGCCCGGTAGAGGGCGAGTTCGAACTCGTCACGGCGGCGGTCGACCTTGCCTAGCCGAGGCTCCGGCTGGCGGCCGAAGTATTCCGGATCGATGTCGGCGCCCCCCGTGAAGAGTACGCCGTCGATCCCCTCCAGGAAGGCGTGGACGAGTCCTGGCTCGAGATTGGCGGCGAGTAACGGCAGGCCGCCAGCCAGCGCCACCGCCTCAGAGTAGTTGCGGCCGGTGAGGGTGTCCTCCCGGCGCAGACCGCGGTCTCTGAACTCGGTGGAGGTCGTGAGCAGTATGCGGGGTCGTTCCACGCCCGCAGCGTAACCGCCTGAGGGACCATCGCTTGCCCTGTGCACCTAGTAGCCCTGCATCCCCGCGCCGATGGGGAACTCGCCTACCGGAACCGGCAAGGTCCCGCTCGGCTGGGCTGCCCCGGTCAATATCGCGGCGGCGCCGCGCAAGTTCGAGCCGCGGTAGCCGTAGACTGCCAGATAAGCGTCGGGACGTTCGGGGAGGAAGCGGAGGTCGTCCGGGTTCCCCAGGGCCACGACCACGAGCGGCCTGCCTGTCGCGGCGAGCCGTGCCTCCAGCTCCGCCGATCCGGCCGGGAACCCGCCTAGCCAGTGGTAGCTGCCCAGCACCACGACATCGGCGCCCTGAGCCAGGCGGACCGCCTCCTCGATCTGACCCTGGGTGGGCCGCTCTGAGACGGTGAAACTCTGGACCCCGGCTACGCTCTGCGCCAACACGGAACCTAGGTGGGGCGGCTCGCCGAACAGGCTCGGTCGCGGTGCTACTACCAGGACGCGAGCGTCTTCGGGGAGTGGCAGGATGTCGTCGTTGATCAGGAGCGTTGCGCCAAGGGCGGCTACCCGGGTCGCCAGTTGCCGGTGCGATTCGTAGTCAGGGGTCGGCCCGTCCCAGCTGGGACGGTGGCGCTCCGCGACCGCTCGGCCGCGCGCGACCGCTTGCCGCACCCGCTCCTCACTGAGCCTGCCGCTGCGTACGGCCTCGAGCAGGGCAGCGTGCACCTCGCGCTGCTTCTCCAGGTCAGGCCCGAGCAGCACCAGGTCGGCGCCGGCGAGCACGCTCATCACCGCCGCCTCGCCGGCCCCGAAGTTCTCGTCGATGGCTTCCATGTCCATGTAGTCCGTGACTATTAGCCCCTCGAACCCGAGGTCGCCGCGCAGGAGACCGGTCAGTGCCGCCGACGACAGGGTGGCGGGCAGTTCCGGTTCGATAGCCGGGAAGGTGACGTGCGCCGTCATGATCGCGGGCACGCCAGCCTCCACCATAGCTCTGAAGGGGGGGAGCTCCACCGCCTCGAGGCGTTCCAGGTCGCCGTCGACGCTGGGAAGCGCGAGGTGCGAGTCGGTGGAGGTGTCGCCGTGGCCCGGGAAATGCTTGGCCACCGCCGCGACACCTGACTCCTCCAGGCCCAGGAGGTAGGCGCGGCCGAACCGGGAGACCGTGTCGACGCTGGCGCCGAACGAGCGGATGCCGATGATCGGGTTGTCGGGATTGATGTTCACGTCCACCACCGGCGCGAAGTTCATGTTGAAGCCCGCGTAGGTTAGTTCCTCGCCGGTAGCGCGGGCGACGGCGGTAGCCAGTCGGGGATCCCCAGTTGCAGCCAGGGCCATGTTTCCGGGGAAGATGGTCGCGTCATCGACCCGGTAGGTGGTGAACGGACCTCCCTCCTGGTCGATGCCGAACAGCAGGGGATAGTCTGCCGCCTCCTGCAAGGCGCGGGTCGCCTCCCGCGCGGCCCGCGTGGAGGGCACGTTGCTGGGGTAGATGAGGAAGCCGGCTGGCTCGAACTCTTCGAGCCGCTCGAGCGGCGCTTCGGCGCCGGGGTAAGCGAGCAGAAGCAGCCGACCCACCAGCTCCTCGGCCGGCACCTGTTGAGCGAGAGCAGCGAAGGGTGCCGAGCAGAGGATCAGCACGATCAGCATGCGCACGGCGCCTTGGAGAGGCCCGAAGATCGAGGGATTCTCGGCAGCAGTCATCTCGCTACCGTCGTTCGGGGTCGAGTAGGTCACCCGGGCAGTCTATCGAGCCATCGGCTGTCCGTCTGCCCAACTCTTCGGACATAGGGCGTGTGTCTGGCCGCTGCCCCCGGTGCGTCGGACCGCCGAACTGTGGTTCTCGCGGCTTGTTTGACCCGTCCCCGACACCGGAGTATCGTTATGCGAGCAAAAAATACAGGTATTCAAGGAAGCGAAGGAAGGTAGTGATGTCAAAACCGTTGAAGTCCATCCTCCTGTTCTCCCTGCTGGCGAGCTTCACGCTGGCGCAGACCGAGATCGAGTTCGCCACCTGGGGCGGCACCGAAGACCTGGCTATCTACGAGGACCTGATCGCCGAGTTCGAGGCCGAGCACCCGGAGATCGACATCGTCCTCAACCACATCCCCTCTGCCGGGGACTACGAACAGAACCTCGCCACTCTGATCGCTGCGGGCGCCGCCCCCGACGTCTTCTTCATAAACAACATCTCGCTTCCGGGCTTCGCCGCCCAGGGCGCCTTCATGCCGCTCGAGGAGTTCGCCGGCGAGGAGTTCCTCTCGGACTTCTTCGAGGGCCACCTCGACGCCTTCCGTTATCAGGGTGAGCTGATGGCGATCCCGCGTGATATCTCGAACCTGGTGCTCTTCTACAACCAGGATATGTTCGAGGAGGCGGGCATCGAACCGCCAACCGACGACTGGACTTGGGATGACTTCCTCTCCGCCGCTCAAGCGCTCACCCAGGACACCGATGGCGACGGCCAGGTCGACCAGTTCGGTTTCGGCTACTCCACCTACTACCTGTTCTGGCAACCGTGGGTCTGGTCCAATGGCGGTGAGTTCTTCGCCGAGGACCACAGCGAGTTCACCCTCGACCAGGGCGCCGGGCTCGAAGGACTGCAGTACTACGTGGACCTGCGCTGCGAGGAGAACGTGGCCCCCACCTCCGAACAGGCCGCCGAGCGCAATGCCGCCAGCATGTTCGCCGAGGGTGACGCCGCGATGATCGTCGACG contains these protein-coding regions:
- a CDS encoding gamma-glutamyl-gamma-aminobutyrate hydrolase family protein produces the protein MERPRILLTTSTEFRDRGLRREDTLTGRNYSEAVALAGGLPLLAANLEPGLVHAFLEGIDGVLFTGGADIDPEYFGRQPEPRLGKVDRRRDEFELALYRAARERSLPVLGVCRGIQVINVAEGGTLHQHLPDLPEMIQHDQVDIGGAPSHAVSLEQECFLARELGRTALRTNSHHHQGIEHLGENLRVVGRTGDGLIEAIEASAGAPLLAVQWHPEMSFRDHPDQLLPFEFLVGAALGPRASSSERADARPARS
- a CDS encoding glycoside hydrolase family 3 N-terminal domain-containing protein, which encodes MTYSTPNDGSEMTAAENPSIFGPLQGAVRMLIVLILCSAPFAALAQQVPAEELVGRLLLLAYPGAEAPLERLEEFEPAGFLIYPSNVPSTRAAREATRALQEAADYPLLFGIDQEGGPFTTYRVDDATIFPGNMALAATGDPRLATAVARATGEELTYAGFNMNFAPVVDVNINPDNPIIGIRSFGASVDTVSRFGRAYLLGLEESGVAAVAKHFPGHGDTSTDSHLALPSVDGDLERLEAVELPPFRAMVEAGVPAIMTAHVTFPAIEPELPATLSSAALTGLLRGDLGFEGLIVTDYMDMEAIDENFGAGEAAVMSVLAGADLVLLGPDLEKQREVHAALLEAVRSGRLSEERVRQAVARGRAVAERHRPSWDGPTPDYESHRQLATRVAALGATLLINDDILPLPEDARVLVVAPRPSLFGEPPHLGSVLAQSVAGVQSFTVSERPTQGQIEEAVRLAQGADVVVLGSYHWLGGFPAGSAELEARLAATGRPLVVVALGNPDDLRFLPERPDAYLAVYGYRGSNLRGAAAILTGAAQPSGTLPVPVGEFPIGAGMQGY
- a CDS encoding sugar ABC transporter substrate-binding protein; protein product: MSKPLKSILLFSLLASFTLAQTEIEFATWGGTEDLAIYEDLIAEFEAEHPEIDIVLNHIPSAGDYEQNLATLIAAGAAPDVFFINNISLPGFAAQGAFMPLEEFAGEEFLSDFFEGHLDAFRYQGELMAIPRDISNLVLFYNQDMFEEAGIEPPTDDWTWDDFLSAAQALTQDTDGDGQVDQFGFGYSTYYLFWQPWVWSNGGEFFAEDHSEFTLDQGAGLEGLQYYVDLRCEENVAPTSEQAAERNAASMFAEGDAAMIVDGRWRVAPLNSDPAVDFQWDVALFPHGEAGSIVDIDGSGWGISSSSDAPEAAWEFIQFVSSPEAMERWTEAGIIIPARRSVGLSQSFITPDVPPASDEVFIEANETAIPTETFEGWGEFVNLLNEGMSEVWLCETSVEEGLSIIQEDVEDLLSDYQ